The Alnus glutinosa chromosome 1, dhAlnGlut1.1, whole genome shotgun sequence region CTCTACAATAATTTGTACGTTGGTACTGTAGAACAGTGGAAGAACTAGAAGGTCTCAGAGGTTGCCCTGCCCTGAATCTGTGGACGTTATTGAAGATTTAGGATGATTTTGTCGAGACAGAGAGGAGATGGACCAAATCCCGAAAGCATCGTCCGTCATGGGTGGCTCCAAGCATTCCCAACTCCCCAGAGCTTACTTGACAAAGATACGTAAtgaattgttaattttaaaattaataaaatgcaAAGatttgatataaagtataaataatttgtataaaaaaaaaaatttattgtaataattttttatttaaataataataataaaaattattgatataatataaaaagtaaaaaaatatgaatattttgatattaattagtattgaaaaatatgaaaaagtgaaaaaataataataataaaaaaacagtaTTCAGCACTACTGTAATCCGTTCCCGTGCTCGGCGAAGAAGACCATTAGCCGCCCCCCCCAGTTGTTTTTCTGCGACCCTTTCCACTTTTGGACTAACCCCTCTCTTTAGCACCgagtttttttttcccatgcGCCACTTCACAGGTGTTGCTTCACGCCCTTCATGGTCCGTCCCCTTGACTCGCTCAACCGGTCAACCCCGTTCCCCCCCTCCTTTTATCTTTACCGTTGCCTGTCCAGTTGTCCGCTTCTACTTTTTCTGATCCTACCTAATTCCCTCGATAACGCAAGTAATGGGAATCTTTCAGAGTTAATAGTATATCTATTTCtgctgctatatatatatatatatatatatatatatatatatatatatttctgctGCTAAAGTTTATGgatcaaaattttttaaaattatttatttaaatttgagagaattcaaatAGGTAATTGTTAAAGACTACTTATAAGATctacctgaccggataagtggttggacaactcaatttttatttggtgaggtaaattttataagtggtatctcacaattatctatacgaattcttttaaatttgaataaataataatagagAATCTTAATCCACTTTTTTACtaaccttttttgttttgactATTAAGCTCTTTTGTGTAGTGGCCTTGTGGGACGTTCCCCCTCACAATCGGCTGGAAATAGTGCTAATaagtttggtaaaaaaatttggattttatttatttttttctttttttcacaaaaatatattGTAGAGATTTCGAAATTGGAAGGTGGAGGGCCTGATTACTGGCTCTACAAACAAAATTTTCATGAACCACTACAAGCCCAATTTTTAAAGAGAATTGGAAGACTATTGGAGGGTCTAGTTATCGATGGCTCAACAAACAAAATTCCCATGAGTAACTATTAGACCAGTCGCTCAAGGTTAAGAGAATTAGGAAACTACTAGAGGTTTAGAAGTCAAATAACCGACAATATAAATTAGGGCCGGcaaaacgggtcgacccgtttatgacccatggGGACTCGCGATCCATTTTAGATAGACCTAAACACGACTCGTTTACATTAACAGGTCGGAGCCCTATACACGACACGGCAAGGTAATTTTAAcaggtcacccgacacgacccgtaaAACATGTTTAAAATAATGAGTTGTATTGGGTCGAAACAATCCAATACGACATGTTTGACTCGTTTAGCTTAAAAGTgatttatttttggtatttaaatgaaataataatagtttttaatttttatttaaaaattctatATTCTGACTTTTTGCTCTTAATTTTTTCCAAACGACATGTAGAATTTGATTTGTGATACGAGACATttaatttttgataaataacatattttatgttaagagatgtataactttttttttttttttttttttttaaatgttcaattttaatttgaacCATAAATTCCTTGGAATATGGAATATGCTAGTTCCTATTATTAGCAGCTGTAtaaaataaattcataaaacTTTTGATATATATGTGATGATAAAGTAGTAGTTGTAATTACATACTTGCTATCATACAAGAAGCGAAATTTCAAATAGAAATAGGTTGAGGATTTTTATTGTCTAATGCACCACACCAAATCAGTATTTTTCTTGGATGAACAACCGTAAATTCTCAAAGTCTCAAGCCAGTTGTTGGCCATTCTTTATGATTACTGCCAAGTCTCATAATTAATCccattttcttaaaagaaagaaagcaaaaaaaaaaaaaacataatagtGTCTGGTTGACGTGACCCGTGAGACGATCAGACAGATCGAAATAAACGGTAAACCCGTTTATGAGACCCAAACTTGTTCGTGTTCGTGTCAGATTGTATCATAATTACTAGTCCTAATAGAAAtgcaaaggttttttttttttttaaatttttttttttggttattaagTGACCGTCGTGATCCCATTTCTTTATACCTTTATTTACtaaataaatcacataaaatctTGACACTGACACAATATTCGAcaactacaattttttaatttttgaaaaatttggcATTTTTTAACACCATAATTCTTTATGATATAtgaatatgtgtatatatatatatatatatatatatatatatatattttagaaacctaaaaaaaaaaacagcttgGGTTGTAATCACATATTATAATTGTCAGATTTGGACAAGATTTTAATCACTCCAAAATTAGAGAGAGCCAAACCCAAATTTTagtacaataaaacaaaaacgtTCAGAAAACCACAAAAGATTTTGAAGGTCATGCGTTACGTGGGCGTCGGGGTAAactccaaaaaccaaaaaatatctCCAAtcctaatttcttttttgtttttggatattcAGACAAACcctaaagaaaaggaaataaaaaaagaaaaatcatccaATCCTATTTCACTGATCCAGTCATCCACTTTACGGTCTACGTGGCACCGCGTTTTCTCTCTCCATTTCGACGGCGTTTACCAGTCTCTCTCTGTTCAACTATTTGTGCTCTTGGGTCAGCCCCCTTCTCTGTTTCCCCCAAAAGCTCAAACCAGCTCCTTTTTAAGCATTTTCTCTCAAAATTTTCTCGGTAAAGTTACAGAAAAAGTATacaattacctttttttttttttgttcggtCCAAAGATAAAGAAGAGAGATAACGCACAGCAGAACTTCTCTGCACTTTTCGTTGCTCTTCTTACCAAAAGAAACCCTGGCGGTGAATCTTCGATGGGTTTAGCTCTCTATGCATCACCTACCTCGATTTCTCAGCCGTAGCAAGCAAAGCAGGAGCATGGATCGGGGGAAGAGGCCGACGAAGCCGAAGCTCGAGCGCCGTAATGCGGTCAAGCACATTGAATACGACGCCCTTTCTTCGTCTTCCTCCCTCGAAGACTCTACGTTGTCGTCTTCCCTCCACACTAAATCCCTCGACCTATCGGACCGCACGAGCTTCAGAATCGAAGGAATCGATGGCGAGTTCGAAGTGATATGCCAGCGGTTGGGGTTCTCCGGGCCCGAGGACTTCGCGATCCCCGAGGCGGAGTGGGCGGCCCGGAAGATCCGATCGTCGTCGGATATTCTACCGAGGTCGAGATTGCAAGGGTTGAGCGGTCCGATAATAGAAGAAGCGGAAGACACGGGGGAAAGCGAAGCTGTAGTTGAATTGAGTGAGAGAATTGCGGATGGTGTGAGAATCGGGGATGGAACTGAGTTGACTAGGTCTGATCAAGCCGAGCCGAGCGGGTGCTGTGTGACCGGTGGTTGTGGTGGCGGTGATGGTGTTGGTGTTGGTGTTGGAGGAGGAGGGAATGGAATCAAAGGCATTCGGCCATCGCCGGTGCTGAAGCCGCCGCCGGCGATGAGGCTTCTGGTAATCGATGATGGGTGCTCGACTTGGGACCTTATGAAGGACTTTGCGCCGGATGATGAGAGAGGTCGTTTGATGAGTGGATATAGATCTTCTTCCGATGAAGAAGCGGAAGAGgataaagaagaggaagaagaagaggaagaagaagaggtagAGGTTGAGGTGGCGAAGGTGAAGAGAGAGGTGGTGGGGGAGGAGAATGTGGTGAAGGTTAGGGAGATAGCTGAGCTATCCGAGTGTTCGTTTACTACGTCGAATGACGACGATTCGTCTAGCAGTACCACGGTTTCTCCAAATGGGAGAGTCAGGCCTGATACCACGTCTTGGGAAAAGGGAATCATTCTGGGACGCGGGTCGTTTGGATCAGTGTATGAAGGAATCGCTGCGTAAGTTTCCGAATGCTAATTATATTATGCAAGAAAGAGTGAATTTAATATCTAATGTTAGATTGTCTTGTGTGATTccatgaatttaatcatttaatccaGTATGCATTATAGTTAACTGTAACCTTATAAGCTGCAACATTGGGATAGAAAGTGGCTACAACTACAGAATCCTTATTGAACACTGCCTTATCACATTCTAGCTTTTAGTTAAGCATAAGTCTACCAAATTCGTGCCACATTTCTGGACAAGTGACTTGTTAaagaattaatttaaataattaagtacacattttactattattaagcttttgaaataagtgataatttaacacaaCATATCATGTTCCCGTTCTTGTTCCATATGCAATGGCAATTTGTGCTACAAGTAAAATTGGATTTAACTTTACATCACAATAGATGAAGTTGTTGATTCGGAGAAAGATCTAGATATAGATGTTGTTTGGCATTGATAAGGTAGTGTAGATTGGAATTGATGCATAATCCCCTAGGTGGAAATACTTAAAAGGGAAGGCCACactgtttcaaattttttagtgatggaaaaagaaaaaggatagaCCTTAGTTTGCTACCGTGTCATTCATATTTTGCTGATGCTCTCAGAATGCTTGGATCAGATacctaaaagtgatgaaaaagcAGATTGTTTCTTAGATTTAGTAGGTTTTCTGTGataatcctcatcatcatttggctatgcatttatttttcttgttgccGGTCCAGGTCTTGTTTCCACTTTTCCGGTCATTctagatataatttttaaatgttgGATCTTCCTAATTAATGATTGACTTGaggctttttatttttcttgttgccGGTCCAGGTCTTGTTTCCACTTTTCCGGTCATTctagatataatttttaaatgttgGATCTTCCTAATTAATGATTGACTTGAGGCTTTTTCCGTGTCGATTATGACTATGACCATCTTATGACGACGATCTCTCAAGTTATAGGGGATGATTTGAACCTAATGCCTGCCACAAAATATTCTACTTTCTTACTACCTCCCAAGGTCTATTGGCTACATGTTGTTGTTCTTATGGAAGACTAAGTGGTTGATAAGGAGGTTTTAGGCTTGTTTCCTTGTTAGGTTCTCATAAGGTTGTGGTCAAAGTTTTAGACAGTTGCCTTATAATTGTCTCCCCTCCTTCGCTCCCCACAATTTGGTTATTAGAAATAGACATGCCGATGCAACCATAGAAGATTGATGGGCTGTTACTTTGCAACTTCATAGATTCCaagatttattttgtgtttactTGCAACATCATATTGGGTTCAGTCTTATATGGTTTTGAAAGTCAATTCATCATGAGTTTAGggttaaaaacaatttttaatttcggattttatttcttgatttATGGTCAGTGTTGTAATGAGGGGCAAAGttgtaattttttgaaactCTTGCAAATTAAGGGTCTTTTAGTAATTCAGTCGAGTCTAGAACTTTAGGGATATGTTTGTTAAACTTTTCAAAAACACTTgtgtattttcaaaaacaaaaatacacttttctcaaaacatTTAACAATCCATTCGGCACCAAATTAGATGGGCACCTTCTACTTCAGCTGTATCTTCTATtctttgataatattttatttccaATAAAAATTTTGTACTTCTGTAAGAAATTGAATATTTCTTGTCTGTGCTGTACAATTTTTTAGCTGATGCTAGTATCTTAtattagcataaataaataaagaacttcagttttttgttttgtttttttttttttgtttttgtgtccTGAGGTGTTATTTGTACATGTTGTTTATTGTTAATTTTCCTGCCCCCCTCTGCAGTAATGGAGTCTTTTTTGCTGTAAAGGAAGTTTCACTGCTTGATCAAGGAAGTCAGGGAAGGCAAAGTGTTTATCAACTTGAGCAGGTGAGACAGGCTTATACTTTATTCTAGGGTaatattttggttttgaatACTGATATTCTGTACAAGCTTGATAATATTTTGGGACTGGAAAGCTTATCCTGTTCCATTTTTCTATTTCTGCCTTGATTTTATTCTCATCCAGTGCTTTGTTTTACAGGAGATTGCTCTTTTAAGTCAGTTTGAACATGAGAACATAGTTCAATATTATGGCACAGATAaggtacttttttctttttttttttttttttttttttttttttttttttttcatgttgtttTTGTGTCCAGAGTCTAGACCACAATTACAAAATTGCCATTACAGTTCATTACAttgtgcattttttattttttatttttataagtaaagtatattgcAAAAAAAGCGCAGAAGGGATGCAACCCAAAGTAAATAGGATGTATACATGATACCTCTAATTCAAAGAGAAAGAAGCACACAAATCTAAATAATCAGAATAAGAACAGTCAAACATAGATTGTAGCGTCACTTTCCACGTAAACAAGATTTGTATCACCATCTTCTTCAAATTAATCaaaccagtctcacaatcttcaaaactgtGTGCATTCTGTTTCTTCCATATAcaccacaataaacacaatggagccattATCTAAATCGACACCAACAACCGGTTGCCCCTTTGACTCCTTCAACTCCCCAACATCTCTATCACTGATTAAGGCATAACCCACATAACACCAAACAACTGTAAAATCGTACTCGACAATTCTGTAGTAACCCTACAATGAAggaacaaatgatcaatggactTTCCACGattcttacacatatagcaccactccatcacaataatattcATCTTgtgtaaattatccaaagttagaCTTTTCCTTAAAGTcgctgtccatacaaagaaagccactatCAAAGGAACCTTAACTTTCAAAATACTCTTTCAAGGAAAAGAAGAGTGTATAGGACTGGATAAAATcttatagtaagacttcacttcaaatgatttccttcttgatggaatccaacaaattttatcctctcCTTCATACCTTACTTTAATAGAATGCAACAACTCAAAAAATCTAGACAtcacttccacctcccaatcttgtaTAGGTCGAGTAAACAATATATTCCACAGAATATTACCATATTGTCTCTGCATTTTCTCCGCCACCCATGTATCCTTACCGCACGCAATAGTAAACAGTTATGGAAAAAGAAGCTTTAAAGGAAATttcccacaccacacatcatgccaaaacaagacTCTAGAATCATCTCAAAACTCATATGAGCTATAAAACATCCCAACCCCTCCGAATACATTTCCACACTCTCACTCCAAAACAACCCCCAActtccttagaacaccaaccacccctcattCTACCATATTTAtcaccacctttctccaaagagTATCCCTTCCATTGCAAACCACCATAGCCACTTACTCAGAAAAGTTCTATTAAACTGAATCCATATTTCTCACGCCTAACCCCCTCGAAACCTTCGAAGAACAAATCTTTAGACCTATTAACCGGATGAAATTTAAACTCATCTCCAATACCTCCCCACAGGAAATCCCTCTTAAGTTTTTCCAAACGATGAGCCACTCCCATTGGAATAGGGAAGAGGGACAAAAAGTATGTTGGCAAATTCGAAAGAGTACTCTTGATCAAAGTTAACCTCCCACCCTTTGATAAATACAATCTCTTCCACCCCGCTAATctattttccatcttctcaataatgctaGTCTACATATTGGAATCCTTATACTTAGCACCCAAAGtaagacccaaatactttatAGGACGTGAAGCCACACCTCACCCAAGAATGCTAGCAAACTCCTCCACATTCCCTACCTCACCTACAGGAACAATCTCGGGCTTAGACAAGTTGATTTTCAGCCCCGAAAAACCGCTTTAAAACAAAAGCAACAAGCATCTCAAATCTTGAAATTGTTCAACATTAGGCTCACAAAAGATCAaggtatcatctgcaaatagtAAATGAGACACAAGCATATCCTCCTGATATCTCGAGCTCACGAAGAATCCTTTACTGTTTGTGTCGGTGATGGAGGCTTTAAGTCGAATGTTGTCGGCTACGGTGGAAAGCGGGTGACTTTCTGGATTTTCCGTGAGCTTGAAATATCAGGATGATATGCTTGTGTCTCAACCATAGAAAGCAATTATGCTCGTCAAAATCATTATTCATAGTTTAAATTGCTCGTATTCATGTCATGATATGGAGGCAACTTCGTCCAATGACTTGTTACGCACTTCTTGGTGTGACACTTGTGCCCAGCAGTCAGTGGTTCCTATCTGCACGTTCATAAGAGACTCCAtctctgttttttcttcttcttcttcttcttctttctttttctttttcttttttcttcttcttcttttttttttttttttccccactcTAAAGGACTTGTCATTTTGGGTATACCTGCTGTTCGACTGGACGACTTGTCATTTTTTTTGGACTACTTAAcctgtttttccttttgtacgAAAGGACTTGTCGTTTTGTCTCTCCTCCACTGCCGCCATACACAACTACCAGAATAATCACACTGAGCCCGTTAGCCTCCATACAGGGAGTGTTTCTCCCCAAtcccccctttcttcttcttcttcttgtagctgaatgctttgataccaagttgaagagaagaagaagaaataaaagaggaaagaagagaagagaagagaggaagaagaagaagaagaagctgtcTTATTCCTTATgcatgtgccatatgacatCTTCACgcgtttaaatagaaaaatcatacaatttattaaggaattatatatatatatatatatttgataagtaaatttagtcttattgaaagcataaggcgtccctaagtacactggaagtatataaaaggaaaaacaaacaatGAAATCGCCAAAGCTAATCGACAATGGGGACAAAAACGCCACCGTCCAAggaattataattaatatagatTACAATAGTAATGACAATAAGATCAGAGAATAATGGCAGAATTGGAACAAAATCAGCTAGGTTTCCTTCTTCAACAATTACCACATAATTTCACCCTCTCTTTCTTATTCACATACCAATACAAATACTGGTAAATATGTACATGTGATATAGTGACTTTGCATGCACTTATAGCTGTGTAGTAAGACATTTAGTTCCCAGGTTGTTACCATGACAGCTATGGTGCCTGTTCACTCTATTGTCTTTGTGTTTGTATTCACAAATATCAGGATTCTTATTGTATAGGGGTGATACATTGCATCTCCAAGCACTTTGGTTAAAGGACTATGCTTTGGTATAGTTTcctgtttaaataaattttctgATTAATAAAGCATATATTATGTTCTGCTCATGGTTTTTGCAGGATGAATCAAAACTATTTATCTTTCTAGAGCTAGTATCACAAGGCTCCCTTTTAAAGCTCTATCAGAGGTATCATCTTCTAGATTCTCAAGTCTCCTCATATACAAGACAGATTCTGCATGGTTTGAAGTATCTTCATGACAGAAATGTGGTTCACAGGTTATTACAAATATTCTCTTTTGTCATTTATTTATGTGATACTCAAGTTATTTGGTTATCTTGCTCTCAAATGATAATGAAGTAGTTATTGCTCGGAATATGTATTTCTTATATTGTCTTTACTTATCCTTGCCTTTAGTGAGCCGTGTCATAAGTCATATGCCCCTTCCTCATACCAAAAGgatttcccatttttttttgtgtgtgagaAGGGAGAGGGAAATGCTATGTCATTAGCAGGATGTCAGCGCTTCATGCTGTACCTACTCAGTTAATTGATTGCTTATCTGACAAAGGCCTTTTATGTGTGTCACCTTGAAGAATTTAGTTGGAATCACATCATCAAAAGAAAGTATAATatcctttaaaattttcaaCCAGACTTCTACCACTCCAAATCTAGGTTTCCTAATATAAGAAGAcctaaaaccaaacaaaaaattgtaaaagaccTGAAATAGAAACAATTTAAATAAGAAGACCTATGGGCCATCACTAAAATCCATGTTCAGAAAATCTAGAAATTTATAATACAATCAACCCTCAATTTTAATGGAGGTCTTGAATTATGCCTCATTAAATTCAAACCTCAATTCAAGATTTCTTTGATCTTTAAGCTTGTTTTTCCTTTAGCCTCTGGTACTTGCTTCTGAGGTCCTTTGAATTCAGTGATTGATTTACTTCATGAAAATTTCTGTTGGCTCTACTTTATGTCTTTTCGCACTCGGTTGTGTCTTTGTAAACCATGTCTATTGAAACCACAATTTTTTATGCCTTCTctagagcaaaaaaaaaaaaaaagaagcagattaagcattttccttttttttttcttcctctctttcttttcagcAGCAAGAACTAGAAAATTTCTGAATGGCTACTTTGTATTATATAACAAACATTATATTAGTCAATGTTGGGATCTGGATTGCAAAGTTTTTCTAAGCATTGACCATGTGAACTTTGATAAATTACGTGTATGATAATTCTTGTCTCGGGgctttcttaatttttctttctgcTTTTCTCACTGTGCCATTTACTAGTTTAATGTGCCGTTTTGAAACTTATATTTTTCCCTCAATCATTGTCTTGCAATTGTAAATCCTTGACTTAAGAATGCAGAAACAATGGGTAGTTTTACTATGTACAGATAGACAGACTGCAATTACGTACTATTTGTAATTAATCTTCGAAGTCTTATCTCTTTATTTCCTGTATTGAAGGGATATCAAATGTGCAAATATATTGGTGGATGTAAATGGATCTGTGAAGCTTGCAGATTTTGGATTGGCGAAGGTTTTTCTTCCCTTCCTCTATTATGATTTTTCCCCCATTTTAAATAACTCCAAAATGATTGCCTATTTCTTTCCCTAACGTTTATGGTTGTGCCCTTTTTCAGGCTACGAAATTGAATGATCTTTTATCTTGCAAGGGAACTGCATTCTGGATGGCCCCTGAGGTTTGCCTTTACtaccctttttttaaaagttaatgatatatatttttttgaatataattattaatttactttATGGCCAGCTTCAAACGTTGGAGAAAACATGGGTTTAAATATTAACTTATTTGAGTGCGTGTCGGCTCTGTTAACAGTTATTGCTGATGCACTTATAATTTTGCTCTTGTATTTGTTAAGGACTTGTGTATAAGTCATGGACTGCTATTTTCTATGATGTATGTATAGTTTGAACACTTACCAGCATAGGTGGTGATTGCAGTTGGTGGAGGCATTGGCTTTGGCACTTTGTATGGGAAAAACTTCTTTGGATGACTATATATTCTTTTCCTTCCCTAACTTTGGAGAATCGAATTTAGTTGCCAGTTCACCAGTTCAAAGTTTAAAAGAATGGGCATATCAGTAACTAACATTTGgattgaacactgaaatagctgtagaaataataaaatgtagGAAATGAATGATATAAATTTTGAGGACCGCGAGAGAACGTTGGAGAAACTTgagtcatttttcttctttactctttttctttggaCAACTACATTTATTTCTCCCTTGGTGCtcagttatcatgattttcttgttctttttttctcattcttGTTAGCTAggttttttctcttgtatacttcttgtctACCTGGGGGCACCTTACGCCTTTAATAATAATTTCgattagttataaaataaaaataaaaatgtaggaATTCCAAAGTGCGCTTTAAAATAACGTGTATCAAACTGAGGCACAATCatgagggatttttttttcccactggTTCTGTGTTTGCATTTGATAACCCAGTCTTCATCCTAATTGAATCTAAATTGCTGCTCTTTGGTCTATAACCGTTATGAATCTTATACATTTGACCTGGCTACTGACCTAACAGCTTGGCTTGTGACTTACCTTTTGTGTTGTGGATTTTTGAATCTCAGATTATATTGAACGCTCTGGGATTTGGTATGAAAATTGTTTCTGGAAAGGAACTACATAACCTTTAGTGCCAACTAAATTGGGGTCAGCTCTGGGTGAAAGTGAAAGGCTTTCTTCATCCAATTGGGCTGTGAGATATTTGGCCTGTAGTTCTAGATGACAAAATATTGAGTATAAGCAATTTATAAGATTCTAGATACAAGGAAGATGTGgaatattgttttaaaaattacatgcaTTTAAAGTTTTCTAAGTCATCTGACAAATTGCTGGGGCTTTGATCTCTCTTGTCAGTGCACATGCATGGAGCTTTCGATGTTATTTAATATTGATATTCTATATTTTCATTAGAAGTCTTAACTCTCGGTTTAAAGTATGATCTCTATGTCATCTCTACTTTATCATTTTCCCATCCCACCTAGGTTTGGCCTTTGTATTTGTTGTTGTTAACTCGACTTATGTATATGGTTTTGTTGGTTAATATTTACTTGCCACTTTCCTATAGAATTCATTCAACTTATGATTAATAGAGCATCTTTAAGCATTTGGCAGTTAGCATCCCCTAAATTGTGTCGTATATCTGATTTGTACTGTAATTCATAGATACTTAGAGATTTTGGA contains the following coding sequences:
- the LOC133854185 gene encoding mitogen-activated protein kinase kinase kinase 1-like, producing the protein MHHLPRFLSRSKQSRSMDRGKRPTKPKLERRNAVKHIEYDALSSSSSLEDSTLSSSLHTKSLDLSDRTSFRIEGIDGEFEVICQRLGFSGPEDFAIPEAEWAARKIRSSSDILPRSRLQGLSGPIIEEAEDTGESEAVVELSERIADGVRIGDGTELTRSDQAEPSGCCVTGGCGGGDGVGVGVGGGGNGIKGIRPSPVLKPPPAMRLLVIDDGCSTWDLMKDFAPDDERGRLMSGYRSSSDEEAEEDKEEEEEEEEEEVEVEVAKVKREVVGEENVVKVREIAELSECSFTTSNDDDSSSSTTVSPNGRVRPDTTSWEKGIILGRGSFGSVYEGIAANGVFFAVKEVSLLDQGSQGRQSVYQLEQEIALLSQFEHENIVQYYGTDKDESKLFIFLELVSQGSLLKLYQRYHLLDSQVSSYTRQILHGLKYLHDRNVVHRDIKCANILVDVNGSVKLADFGLAKATKLNDLLSCKGTAFWMAPEVVNGKNQGYGLPADIWSLGCTVLEMLTSQIPYSGLEGMAALFKIGKGEPPPVADSLSRDARDFVLQCLQAKARDRPTAARLLDHPFVKRPLSTSSGSGSGR